Genomic segment of Bacillota bacterium:
GCGGGGTAGCCGAAGGAGTAGCGACATCCCCGATATTTCAGCGAGAAGAGCAGGCGTATCTCTTTTGCGTCCTCATCGGCGATGCCCAGCTCCTCGCGAATGCGCTTGTGCCAGTACTCCGCCAGCGCTTCCGCCGCTTCCACACCCAACCCATGCAGGTACAGGTAGTCCTGATACTGATGCTGGGCAAACAGTTCCCTTTCCGCCTCACTGACGCGGCTGCCGATGGTCACCAGATGGAATGCCACCACATCGCGCTCGCCGCTGTCTATCGGTCGGAAGAAGTCGGAGATGCACTTATGGGGCGGCGAAGGCTGGCGGGGGAAGGTAAAGCGCACCCACTCGGTCTCACCGTCCTCACGATAGACGATGAGGTCGTCGCCCTGCGAATTCGCCCAGAAATAGCCGTACACCACCTTCGGCTGGAACAACCCCTCCTCTTTTGCCCGTTGCTTCCACCGCTCGAAAATGGGGCGCACGTGTTCTTCGAGGAAGCGGTTGAACTCCTCGTTGCTCATCTTGCCGCGGCGAAACTGCCACTGCCCCCGAAACAGCATGACCTGATTGATATAGGGGTAAATCTCGTCCAGAGGAATATCCTCCACCACGCGCGTGCCGATGAAAGGCGGTTTGGGCACAGGCACGTCGGTGCGCACCGCGCTGCGTTTTGGAGTAGCCACTGCAGGCGCAGGTTCCTCCTGCAAAAGCTCGGAGGAGTCGGCAATCTTGGGACGATGGGCAACGGTGACCGATGTCGCCCCCTCCAGAGGCACGTCTGGATTACACAGGTGCTCCATAATCACCAGCCCTTCGAAAGCATCCTGCCCGTAAAAAACGCGCCCCTTGTAGATACGACGCAGGTCCTCCTCCACATAGCGACGGGTCAGCGCGGCTCCGCCCAGTAGTACGGGATAATGCCACTTGCCGCGGCGGTTCATCTCTTCCAGATTTTCGCGCATGACAATGGTGGACTTCACCAGAAGACCACTCATACCGATAGCGTCTGCCTGATGCTCGTCTGCCGCCTCCAACATGCGGTCAATCGGCACTTTGATGCCCAGGTTCACCACCCGATAGCCGTTGTTGGACAGGATGATGTCCACCAGATTCTTGCCGATGTCATGCACATCTCCCGCCACCGTAGCCAGCACAATGGTGCCTTTCTGCACATCCTCGGTGCGTTCCATGAAGGGTGTGAGGTAGTTCACCGCCGCCTTCATCACTTCCGCCGACTGCAGCACGAAGGGCAACTGCATCTCGCCCCTTGCAAACAGGTCACCCACAACCTTCATCCCTTCCAGCAGGATGTTGTTGATGATGTCCAGCGGGCGATGGGTTTTCAACGCCTCATCCAGCGATTGTTCCAGCCCGCTGCGCCTGCCCTCGATGATGGCACGCTTCAAACGCTCCTCTACGGGTAACGATTGCCAGCTATCCTCGCTTTTGACTGTCGCTCCCGCCTTCTCGAACAGCTTCATGAACTCCACCAGAGGGTCGTAGCCCTCACGCCGCTCATCGAAGATGAGCTGCCGGGCGACCTCACGCTGTTCCTCGGCAATACGGTGCAGGGGCACAATCTTGGACGGGTGCACAATCGCGGCGTCGAGTCCAGCTTCCAGACTATAGTGCAGGAAGACCGAGTTCAACACGTGCCGCGCGGCAGGTTTCAAACCGAACGAGACGTTGCTCACCCCCAGAATGGTGTGGCATTGCGGGAACTCCTGCTTGAACTGTCGGATGGCTTCTATAGTGGCGATACCGTCCTGCCGCAGGTCTTCCGCTCCCGAGCCGAGCGGGAAGGTCAGTGCGTCAAAGAAGATGTCTTCTGGCGGGATACCGTAATCCTCAGTGATGACCTTCACCAGCCGACGCGCCACACGCATTTTCCACTCGGTGGTGCGAGCCTGCCCCTCCTCGTCAATTGCCAGAGCAACCACCGCCGCGCCGTATTTCCGGCACATGGGCAACACCTGGTGCAGTCGCTTCCCGCCGTCCTCAAAGTTCACCGAGTTAACGATACACTTTCCGCCCAGCCTTTTCAGCGCAGCTTCGATGACGGGTGGTTCCGTCGAGTCTATCATGAGGGGCAGAGTGCTTTGCGTGGCGAGGCGACGGATGACTTCGGTCATATCGCGCACGCCGTCGCGTCCCACATAGTCCACACACACGTCCAGCACGTTCGCGCCTTCGGCGGTTTGCTCCCGCACCATCTGTACCATGTCGTCGTAGTTGTCGTTCAGCAGGAGCTCGCGGAATTGTTTGGAACCGTTAGCGTTCAGCCTCTCGCCCACTATCAGGAAGGAGTTCTCCTGCTCGTAAGGCACGGATTGGTACAGGCTGGAACAGGCGGGAACCACCTCGGGGCTGCGCCGGGCGGGTTCGCGGAAGCCAATGGTTTCCACCACGCGGCGAATGTGCTCGGGTGTGGTGCCGCAGCACCCCCCGACGAAGTTCACGCCAAACTCCTCCACGAACTGCAGATGATACCGCGCCAGCTCGTCAGGGGTGAGCGGGTAGAAGGTTTTGCCGTCGCGCAGTTCGGGCAGGCCGGCATTGGGCTGGACACTGATGAGACGGGGCGACTGGTGGTGCAGGTAGCGCACGTGTTCCACCATCAGCTCGGGACCAGTAGCGCAGTTCATCCCAATCACCGCCACATCGGGAAAAGCCAGAAGAGTGGTTAGCG
This window contains:
- the metH gene encoding methionine synthase; the encoded protein is MDNILHTARSRVLFFDGAMGTQIQSLHLTADDFEGLEGCNEVLNATRPHLIAQIHARYFEAGADIVETNTFGANAMNLGEYGIAHRVYELNLKGAQIAREVASSFSTADRKRFVAGSIGPGTKLPTLEHITFDELEVTYTEQARGLLDGGVDLLLIETVQDLLQAKAAINGCRNAMRATGRTVPLLVQVTLETTGTMLLGSEIGAALTTLLAFPDVAVIGMNCATGPELMVEHVRYLHHQSPRLISVQPNAGLPELRDGKTFYPLTPDELARYHLQFVEEFGVNFVGGCCGTTPEHIRRVVETIGFREPARRSPEVVPACSSLYQSVPYEQENSFLIVGERLNANGSKQFRELLLNDNYDDMVQMVREQTAEGANVLDVCVDYVGRDGVRDMTEVIRRLATQSTLPLMIDSTEPPVIEAALKRLGGKCIVNSVNFEDGGKRLHQVLPMCRKYGAAVVALAIDEEGQARTTEWKMRVARRLVKVITEDYGIPPEDIFFDALTFPLGSGAEDLRQDGIATIEAIRQFKQEFPQCHTILGVSNVSFGLKPAARHVLNSVFLHYSLEAGLDAAIVHPSKIVPLHRIAEEQREVARQLIFDERREGYDPLVEFMKLFEKAGATVKSEDSWQSLPVEERLKRAIIEGRRSGLEQSLDEALKTHRPLDIINNILLEGMKVVGDLFARGEMQLPFVLQSAEVMKAAVNYLTPFMERTEDVQKGTIVLATVAGDVHDIGKNLVDIILSNNGYRVVNLGIKVPIDRMLEAADEHQADAIGMSGLLVKSTIVMRENLEEMNRRGKWHYPVLLGGAALTRRYVEEDLRRIYKGRVFYGQDAFEGLVIMEHLCNPDVPLEGATSVTVAHRPKIADSSELLQEEPAPAVATPKRSAVRTDVPVPKPPFIGTRVVEDIPLDEIYPYINQVMLFRGQWQFRRGKMSNEEFNRFLEEHVRPIFERWKQRAKEEGLFQPKVVYGYFWANSQGDDLIVYREDGETEWVRFTFPRQPSPPHKCISDFFRPIDSGERDVVAFHLVTIGSRVSEAERELFAQHQYQDYLYLHGLGVEAAEALAEYWHKRIREELGIADEDAKEIRLLFSLKYRGCRYSFGYPACPNLEDQAKLFELLRPERIGVTLTEEYQLVPEQSTSAIIVHHPEAKYFNIR